One Festucalex cinctus isolate MCC-2025b chromosome 1, RoL_Fcin_1.0, whole genome shotgun sequence genomic region harbors:
- the sf3a2 gene encoding splicing factor 3A subunit 2, with the protein MDFQHRAGGKTGSGGVASSSESNRDRRERLRQLALETIDINKDPYFMKNHLGSYECKLCLTLHNNEGSYLAHTQGKKHQTNLARRAAKEAKEAPAQPAPAKVKVEVKKFVKIGRPGYKVTKQRDPESGQQSLLFQIDYPEVAEGIGPRHRFMSAYEQRIEPPDRRWQYLLLAAEPYETIAFKVPSREIDKAESRFWTHWNRETKQFFLQFHFKMEKALLPATGPPPPASMKRPPPLMSAPRPQNESMPPPPGGMILPPGAPGTPQMASQMSMPPMPMRPPPPEALGVANN; encoded by the exons ATGGATTTCCAACATCGGGCCGGAGGGAAGACGGGAAGCGGAGGGGTGGCGTCCTCCTCGGAGAGTAATCGGGACAGGCGAGAGCGCTTGCGCCAGCTGGCTCTGGAGACCATTGACATCAATAAAGACCCCTACTTCATGAAGAATCATTTGGGATCGTATGAGTGCAAACTTTGCCTGACGCTTCACAACAACGAG GGGAGCTACTTGGCCCACACGCAGGGAAAGAAACATCAGACCAATCT agcTCGGCGAGCTGCCAAAGAGGCCAAAGAAGCTCCCGCTCAGCCAGCTCCAGCAAAAGTCAAGGTCGAGGTCAAGAAGTTTGTGAAAATTGGTCGGCCCGGGTACAAAG TAACCAAACAGAGGGATCCAGAGTCTGGGCAGCAGTCTTTACTTTTCCAG attgacTACCCGGAAGTAGCGGAAGGTATCGGGCCCAGGCACCGTTTCATGTCCGCATACGAGCAGCGCATCGAGCCCCCGGACCGCCGTTGGCAGTACCTGCTGCTGGCTGCAGAACCTTATGAGACAATTGCTTTTAAG GTCCCAAGTCGAGAAATCGACAAAGCTGAGAGCCGCTTCTGGACACACTGGAACCGAGAAACCAAACAG TTCTTCCTTCAATTCCACTTCAAAATGGAAAAGGCACTCCTACCAGCGACGGGTCCGCCGCCTCCCGCCAGTATGAAGCGTCCCCCGCCTCTTATGAGCGCGCCTCGCCCACAAAACGAGTCCATGCCCCCACCCCCAGGTGGGATGATCCTCCCCCCCGGTGCTCCCGGTACCCCTCAAATGGCCTCTCAGATGTCCATGCCTCCGATGCCCATGAGGCCGCCGCCCCCCGAGGCCCTTGGAGTGGCGAACAATTGA
- the plekhj1 gene encoding pleckstrin homology domain-containing family J member 1 — protein sequence MRFNEKEMIHLSRQPSEMVAELGMRGPKKGDVVKRRIVKLVVNFLFFFKTDEEEPAGALLLEQCRVEKEDSLTFSIAFLEDAERKYLFECNSEEQCEKWSDSIIKASYEFMRRNLIFYRTEIHRLTGKDPLEQYGISDEARFQVTNGLQHSPGDASSM from the exons ATGCGTTTCAACGAGAAGGAGATGATCCATTTGAGCCGACAGCCTTCGGAAATGGTCGCCGAGCTGGGCATGCGAGGACCTAAGAAAGGAGACG tTGTGAAGAGGAGGATAGTGAAACTCGTTGTGaacttcctcttcttttttaaGACTGATGAGGAAGAA CCTGCTGGTGCTCTGCTGTTGGAGCAGTGCCGAGTGGAGAAGGAGGACAGCTTGACGTTCTCCATTG CATTCCTCGAAGATGCCGAGAGGAAATACCTTTTTGAGTGCAACTCTGAGGAGCAGTGCGAGAAGTGGAGCGACTCCATCATCAAGGCAAG CTACGAATTCATGAGAAGGAACCTCATCTTCTACAGAACTGAGATCCACAGACTCACTGGCAAA GATCCATTGGAGCAGTACGGCATTTCAGACGAAGCTCGTTTTCAAGTCACCAACGGCCTGCAACATTCGCCCGGAGACGCCTCCTCCATGTAG
- the LOC144013991 gene encoding fizzy-related protein homolog, translated as MDQDYESRLLRQLNIHNANASPVKSVGALRALSPVSSPLSSPSKHGDRFIPSRAGANWSVNFHRINEIEKSHNQNRKTKDGTADSNKADGLAYSALLKNELLGAGIDKVQDPQSEDRRLQPSTPTRRSLFKYSLSTKRSLEEDGNAVSPYSLSPVSSNSQKLLRSPRKPMRKISKIPFKVLDAPELQDDFYLNLVDWSSLNVLSVGLGTCVYLWSACTSQVTRLCDLSVEGDSVTSVGWSERGNLVAVGTHKGYVQIWDAAAGKKLSALEGHTARVGALAWNADQLSSGSRDRVILQRDIRAPPLQSERRLQGHRQEVCGLKWSTDHQLLASGGNDNKLLVWNHSSVLPVQQYTEHLAAVKAIAWSPHQHGLLASGGGTADRCIRFWNTLTGQPLQCTDTGSQVCNLAWSKHTNELVSTHGYSQNQILVWKYPSLTQVAKLTGHSYRVLYLAMSPDGEAIVTGAGDETLRFWNVFSKMRSTKESVSVLNLFTRIR; from the exons ATGGACCAAGACTACGAGTCCAGGCTGTTAAGGCAGCTCAACATCCACAATGCGAATGCCAGCCCAGTG AAATCCGTTGGCGCGCTTCGAGCTCTGTCGCCAGTCAGCTCGCCGCTGTCCTCGCCGAGCAAGCACGGCGATCGCTTCATTCCTTCCCGGGCCGGCGCCAACTGGAGCGTCAACTTCCACCGCATCAAC GAAATTGAGAAGTCGCACAATCAAAACAGGAAGACCAAAGACGGCACAGCGGACAGCAACAAAG CGGACGGGCTCGCCTACTCGGCGCTGCTGAAGAACGAGCTGCTCGGCGCCGGGATCGACAAAGTCCAGGACCCCCAGTCGGAAGACCGCCGTCTGCAGCCATCCACGCCCACCAGGAGGAGCCTTTTTAAG TATTCGTTGAGTACGAAGAGGTCTCTTGAAGAAGATGGTAACGCGGTCTCTCCTTATTCTTTATCACCCGTCAGCAGCAACAG CCAGAAACTGCTGCGGTCGCCACGGAAACCCATGCGCAAGATCTCCAAAATACCTTTCAAAGTGCTTGACGCGCCCGAGCTTCAGGACGACTTCTACCTCAACCTCGTGGACTGGTCCTCTCTCAACGTGCTCAGCGTGGGACTGGGCACGTGCGTGTACCTGTGGAGCGCCTGCACCAGCCAG gtGACGCGTCTGTGTGACCTTTCTGTAGAAGGAGACTCTGTAACATCGGTGGGCTGGTCAGAGCGG GGCAACCTAGTTGCTGTGGGCACTCATAAAGGCTACGTTCAAATCTGGGACGCCGCCGCAGGGAAGAAGCTCTCCGCTCTCGAGGGACACACGGCCAGAGTGG GTGCCTTAGCCTGGAACGCAGACCAGCTGTCGTCCGGCAGTCGCGATCGGGTCATCCTGCAGCGTGACATCAGAGCCCCGCCTCTCCAGTCTGAACGCCGGCTCCAGGGACACCGGCAAGAAGTGTGCGGTCTGAAGTGGAGCACGGACCATCAGCTGTTAGCGTCCGGGGGCAACGATAACAAG TTGCTGGTGTGGAACCACTCGAGCGTGCTGCCAGTGCAGCAGTACACGGAGCACTTGGCGGCAGTGAAGGCCATCGCCTGGTCGCCCCACCAGCACGGCCTGCTGGCCTCGGGAGGGGGCACGGCCGACCGCTGCATCCGCTTCTGGAACACTCTGACGGGGCAGCCCCTGCAGTGCACTGACACCGGCTCGCAGGTGTGCAACCTGGCCTGGTCCAAGCACACCAACGAACTG GTGAGCACACACGGATATTCCCAGAACCAAATCCTGGTGTGGAAGTATCCCTCCCTCACTCAAGTGGCCAAACTCACAGGACACTCGTACAGAGTTCTCTACCTG GCCATGTCCCCCGATGGAGAGGCCATCGTGACGGGGGCAGGAGATGAAACGCTTCGCTTCTGGAACGTCTTTAGCAAGATGAGATCCACGAAG GAGTCGGTGTCAGTCCTCAACCTTTTCACCAGGATCCGGTAG